The proteins below come from a single Asanoa ferruginea genomic window:
- a CDS encoding enediyne biosynthesis protein UnbU produces MVAEEVLTRSAAPSAPAPKVIDKRVAALKRFAISITVFNIVGRLWLGFETSWASLCVALLTAYTAELFFEFVDAKASGRRPRYEGGLRSFVIFLLPGHIGAVAISMLLYPGGELWPFVFAVTVASAGKYLFQAPVNGKLRHVLNPSNLGISATLLVFPWVGVGLPYQFTETTSGIVDWIIPLALFASGIMLNSKLTGKMPLVLSWLGFFALQAVLRGLDPTVSLVGALAPMTGLAFLLFTTYMITDPGSTPVRPLNQVAFGAACAACYAGFMLLHIAYGIFYSVVVVCAIRGGYLWFRHWRGIRTQRAQASVPEAGQQLSAPTGTAVPAMTLSE; encoded by the coding sequence ATGGTTGCCGAGGAAGTGCTGACGAGGTCGGCGGCCCCGAGCGCACCGGCGCCGAAGGTCATCGACAAGCGGGTGGCCGCGCTGAAGCGGTTCGCGATCTCGATCACCGTGTTCAACATCGTCGGGCGGCTCTGGCTCGGGTTCGAGACCTCGTGGGCGTCGCTGTGCGTCGCGCTGCTCACCGCGTACACGGCCGAGTTGTTCTTCGAATTTGTCGACGCGAAGGCGAGCGGGCGCCGGCCACGTTACGAGGGCGGGCTCCGGAGTTTCGTCATCTTTTTGCTCCCCGGGCACATCGGCGCCGTGGCGATCTCGATGCTGCTCTATCCCGGCGGCGAGCTGTGGCCGTTCGTCTTCGCGGTGACCGTCGCCAGCGCCGGCAAATACCTCTTCCAGGCACCGGTGAACGGCAAGCTGCGGCACGTGCTGAACCCCTCCAACCTGGGGATCTCGGCCACGCTGCTGGTGTTCCCGTGGGTGGGTGTCGGGCTGCCCTACCAGTTCACCGAGACCACCTCGGGGATCGTCGACTGGATCATCCCGCTCGCCCTGTTCGCGAGCGGCATCATGCTCAACTCGAAGCTCACCGGCAAGATGCCGCTGGTCCTGAGCTGGCTGGGGTTCTTCGCACTACAGGCGGTGCTGCGGGGTTTGGACCCGACCGTCTCGCTGGTCGGCGCGCTGGCTCCGATGACCGGCCTCGCGTTCCTGCTCTTCACCACCTACATGATCACGGATCCTGGTAGCACCCCCGTGCGGCCGCTCAACCAGGTGGCATTCGGCGCGGCCTGCGCCGCTTGTTACGCCGGCTTCATGCTGCTGCACATCGCGTACGGGATCTTCTACAGCGTGGTCGTGGTGTGCGCGATCCGGGGCGGCTACCTGTGGTTCCGCCACTGGCGCGGGATCCGGACGCAGCGTGCCCAGGCGAGCGTGCCCGAGGCCGGTCAGCAGCTGTCCGCTCCGACCGGCACCGCGGTGCCGGCGATGACCCTGAGTGAGTGA
- a CDS encoding helix-turn-helix domain-containing protein, producing the protein MRTPSVLLISDCERFETQADQLIRHVRQTLVNGGAQVRVMLPDTAPQPMAGDVAASDAVIVVSRERNRSYSGTIKTLLDSLDVRTTSGKPFALISYGESRPAATAVDHLRVVVSALGGVPLPADVCMALKAVGSAGASVVDGAAADSIASLVGELLSYSRRAGPGTPRTGPERRPRAVTSTTRTGFEPAAQVDGKVYEGIALAVAYIKENYRDQSLSLDAVANAVYMSRYHFSRKFRQETGRRFIDYLIMLRMTEARKLLLQTNCTVTAISAEVGYRDLSNFERSFKKLYGTQPSQYRQRYARPAPERHRELIQLRQFESEPPVRRPA; encoded by the coding sequence ATGAGAACCCCTTCCGTGCTGCTCATCAGCGATTGCGAACGCTTCGAGACACAGGCCGACCAGCTCATCCGGCATGTGCGGCAGACGCTGGTCAACGGCGGCGCTCAGGTCCGGGTGATGCTGCCGGACACGGCTCCCCAGCCGATGGCCGGAGACGTGGCCGCATCGGACGCGGTCATCGTGGTCTCGCGGGAGCGCAACCGCTCCTACTCGGGCACCATCAAGACGTTGCTCGACTCGCTCGACGTGCGAACCACGTCCGGCAAGCCATTCGCGCTGATCTCCTACGGCGAGTCGCGGCCGGCGGCGACCGCGGTCGACCACCTGCGCGTGGTCGTCAGCGCCCTCGGTGGGGTGCCGCTTCCGGCGGACGTGTGCATGGCCCTCAAGGCGGTCGGCTCGGCCGGCGCCAGCGTGGTCGACGGCGCCGCGGCCGACTCGATCGCCAGTCTGGTCGGGGAGTTGCTGTCCTACTCCCGGCGCGCCGGGCCGGGTACGCCGCGGACCGGCCCCGAGCGCCGACCGCGGGCGGTGACCTCGACCACCCGGACGGGGTTCGAACCGGCGGCGCAGGTCGACGGCAAGGTCTACGAGGGCATCGCGCTCGCGGTCGCCTATATCAAGGAGAACTACCGGGACCAGAGCCTGTCGCTGGACGCCGTGGCGAACGCCGTCTACATGAGTCGCTACCACTTCTCCCGGAAGTTCCGGCAGGAGACCGGCCGGCGGTTCATCGACTACCTGATCATGTTGCGAATGACCGAGGCCCGGAAACTGCTGCTCCAGACCAACTGCACGGTCACGGCCATCTCGGCGGAGGTGGGCTATCGGGACCTCAGCAACTTCGAGCGCAGCTTCAAGAAGCTCTACGGCACCCAGCCCTCGCAATACCGGCAGCGCTATGCCCGGCCGGCGCCGGAACGGCACCGCGAGCTGATCCAGCTCCGGCAGTTCGAGTCAGAACCGCCCGTCCGGCGGCCGGCATGA
- a CDS encoding type I polyketide synthase, which produces MANTRIAIVGLACQYPEAAAPALLWRNVLAGRRSFREIPPERLNLDDYHSPDRSAPDATYNRYAALLDDYQFDRVAFNVPGPAYRSSDIAHWLALDVAKRSLDDAGFADLPIDRRRVSVLMGNTLTGDYTRSGVLRLRWPYVRRAVAAALAERGLADQLGQLLPELERTFKEPFQPINEESLAGGLSNTIAGRICNFFDFGGGGYTIDGACSSSLLTVIHSAIALQRGDVDLALAGGVDLSIDPFELVGFAKTSALAETLMRIYDERSEGFWPGEGCGVVTLVREADAIRWGLRVYATITGFGISSDGHGGITRPEVDGHALAMRRAYDAAGYGPDLVELFEGHGTGTRVGDAAEVAAISRLRRTAGASDVAALGSIKANIGHTKAAAGVAGLIKVVLSVHSGVLPPTTGSEAPLAELRGPDRVLEVRRGAREWSSDVRRAAVSAVGFGGINTHVTVEQSHAGQPARLWAVDSAVASTGQDAELIPFAAASLPELARQSRELAAAARDLTFGRMSDLAVHAARATLPGQRARAAVVARTPKELAEGCAELADRIEAGVPRHVGPDYSFSASADAPRIGFVFSGQGSPVRLDAGSLGRRFPAAQAVLDGAGLPDTTTVDTAVAQPATVAVSAAALAVLGALGVEATVAVGHSLGELTALHWAGVFTRAELIDLATTRGRAMAACTAERGAMVELGTDVETAADLIADLPLSVAAVNAADRTVVSGAEAAIQTCRRRAATRSIRATPLRVSHAFHSDLVAPAAPAITAWFPPGTAERVVQRPVVSTVTGAVLSGRVSIERLLVEQVTAPVLFTDALEAAADRCDLLVEVGPGRILADLAAAAGLPALSVDAGAYGFAPFLGVVGAAYALGSPVALDALVANRIAVVSDPLRRPTYLVNPCEQLPAPTVRLEPAPEPEPAAELQPGAPPEVSERGDIARVVRDLIAARTELPADAVSDGSTFLVDLKLNSIAVAQIAADAARDTGREPLAAPHELAEGNVRELIEMLERSPAAGEGGRTEEAPGAGEWVRTFAVDWVPRRRGGPRRAVAWELPDDCPPAVRAVFGDEGRGSYDAPRGLVLSLEPIVTEHDAIRAIQRLAEVADDRTARRVVVCHSGGAASLVRTLHAERPDLPVRLLDTSMLAGLAPGEHRQLRRECEIGDGFEELRLDDGRVTVPRLVEQAVSGRTRRLGAEDTVLVTGGGKGIGAEAALALGRTFGARVAVVGRSDPDDDAELAANLDRMRALGVPVRYERADITDPASLRAAVRLIENDLGPVTGVVHAAGVNEPGLLTALDPESIAATWRTKVDGLRQLTAVVDPDRLRLLVVFSSLIGRTGMRGEGHYAVANERVRAEVAEFAAAHPECKCLSVDWSVWSGVGMGAKLGVLESLVRAGIRPIPPEAGIATLLELISADGDVAPIVSGRFGLAATTLPMRDDEVPFLRFVEKPLVRYPGIELVVEATLARETDRYLADHALNGALLFPMVAGLEAMAQVAHALTGRAPVARVLDLRLSQPISVPVDGTLRIQIAGLVRPDGLVDVCVRSEATSFGAEHFRATFDFDDRGTPPPEASRRPELLASSADIVTALYSDLLFHGPRFQLARGFRRLESVRCRADVDAREAGRWFVDYLPQDLLLGDLAARDASLHAAQSCIPHRRLLPAGADEVRFRRPSPAAVLDVESTERGRGDRDLVFDLTVRDDGGAVTETWRGMRLRAVDDLPVTKTWPVELIAAYLERTLGLRWGAGVACRVTLADTSGLDRDQRGARAVALATGDTQTLVHRPDGKPELVSGAGISLSHAGSYTLALVSDAPVGVDLEPVGHRPRPSWQGMLGATNDALAEAIAESGGEDYDVSATRVWSAVECLRKLGEAGAVPLRLDQPPQDGWCTLSSGPLRVTTAVIRLPGLDGGVVVAAVRRTAPEPATLRTGAEAGR; this is translated from the coding sequence ATGGCGAACACCAGGATCGCAATCGTCGGACTCGCCTGCCAATACCCGGAGGCGGCCGCACCCGCCCTGCTGTGGCGCAATGTGCTGGCCGGGCGCCGCTCGTTCCGGGAGATCCCGCCGGAGCGGCTCAACCTCGACGACTATCACTCACCCGACCGCTCGGCGCCGGATGCCACCTACAACCGCTACGCCGCTCTGCTCGACGACTACCAGTTCGACCGGGTCGCGTTCAACGTCCCCGGCCCGGCCTACCGCAGCAGCGACATCGCGCACTGGCTGGCCCTCGACGTGGCCAAGCGGTCCCTCGACGACGCCGGTTTCGCCGACCTGCCGATCGACCGGCGCCGCGTGTCCGTCCTCATGGGAAACACGCTGACCGGCGACTACACCCGCAGCGGCGTGCTCCGGCTGCGCTGGCCTTATGTGCGGCGCGCCGTCGCCGCGGCACTCGCCGAGCGGGGCCTGGCCGATCAGCTCGGGCAGCTCCTCCCGGAGCTCGAGCGCACCTTCAAGGAGCCGTTCCAGCCGATCAACGAGGAGAGCCTGGCCGGCGGGCTGTCAAACACCATCGCCGGCCGGATCTGCAACTTCTTCGATTTCGGTGGCGGCGGCTACACCATCGACGGCGCCTGTTCGTCGTCGCTGCTGACAGTCATCCACTCCGCGATCGCGTTGCAGCGTGGCGACGTCGACCTGGCGCTGGCCGGCGGCGTCGACCTGAGCATCGATCCGTTCGAGCTGGTCGGGTTCGCCAAGACCAGCGCGCTGGCCGAGACGCTGATGCGGATCTACGACGAGCGCTCCGAGGGCTTCTGGCCCGGCGAGGGCTGTGGCGTGGTCACGCTGGTGCGGGAGGCCGACGCGATCCGCTGGGGGTTGCGGGTCTACGCGACGATCACCGGGTTCGGCATCTCCTCCGACGGGCACGGCGGCATCACCCGTCCCGAGGTCGACGGTCACGCCCTGGCCATGCGCCGGGCGTACGACGCGGCCGGTTACGGCCCGGACCTGGTCGAGCTCTTCGAAGGGCACGGCACCGGCACCCGGGTCGGTGACGCGGCGGAGGTCGCCGCCATCTCGCGGCTGCGGCGCACGGCGGGTGCGAGCGACGTCGCCGCCCTGGGGTCGATCAAGGCGAACATCGGCCACACCAAGGCCGCCGCCGGTGTCGCGGGACTGATCAAAGTGGTGCTGAGCGTGCACAGCGGCGTGTTGCCGCCGACCACCGGCTCCGAGGCGCCATTGGCCGAGCTGCGCGGGCCCGACCGGGTGCTGGAGGTGCGGCGGGGTGCGCGCGAGTGGAGCAGCGACGTCCGCCGGGCCGCGGTCAGTGCCGTGGGCTTCGGTGGCATCAACACCCACGTCACCGTCGAGCAGTCGCACGCCGGCCAGCCGGCCCGGCTCTGGGCGGTCGACTCGGCGGTGGCGTCCACCGGGCAGGACGCCGAGCTGATCCCGTTCGCGGCCGCGTCCCTGCCGGAGCTGGCCAGGCAGAGCCGGGAGCTGGCCGCGGCGGCCCGCGATCTGACCTTCGGGCGGATGAGCGACCTGGCCGTCCACGCCGCCCGGGCCACGCTTCCGGGCCAGCGGGCCCGGGCGGCGGTGGTCGCCCGCACACCGAAGGAGCTGGCCGAGGGCTGCGCCGAGCTGGCCGATCGCATCGAGGCCGGTGTGCCGCGGCACGTCGGGCCGGACTACTCCTTCTCGGCTTCGGCCGACGCGCCACGGATCGGCTTCGTGTTCTCCGGCCAGGGCTCGCCGGTGCGTCTCGACGCGGGCTCGCTTGGCCGCCGGTTCCCGGCCGCGCAAGCGGTGCTCGACGGGGCCGGGCTGCCGGACACGACCACTGTGGACACCGCGGTCGCGCAGCCGGCGACCGTGGCGGTTTCGGCCGCTGCGTTGGCGGTTCTCGGCGCGCTCGGCGTCGAGGCGACCGTCGCCGTCGGCCACAGCCTCGGCGAGCTCACCGCGCTGCACTGGGCGGGCGTGTTCACCCGCGCCGAGCTGATCGACCTGGCCACCACCCGCGGCCGGGCGATGGCCGCGTGCACCGCCGAGCGGGGCGCGATGGTCGAGTTGGGAACCGACGTCGAGACCGCGGCCGACCTGATCGCCGACCTACCGCTCTCGGTGGCCGCGGTCAACGCGGCCGACCGCACCGTGGTCTCGGGCGCCGAGGCCGCCATCCAGACCTGCCGGCGCCGTGCCGCGACCCGGAGCATCCGGGCCACCCCGCTGCGGGTGTCCCACGCGTTCCACTCCGATCTGGTCGCGCCGGCCGCGCCGGCGATCACCGCGTGGTTCCCGCCAGGTACCGCCGAACGCGTGGTCCAGCGTCCGGTGGTCTCCACCGTTACCGGGGCCGTGCTGTCCGGGCGGGTGTCGATCGAGCGGCTGCTGGTCGAGCAGGTGACCGCGCCGGTGTTGTTCACCGACGCGCTCGAGGCCGCGGCCGACCGGTGCGACCTGCTCGTCGAGGTCGGCCCCGGACGGATCCTGGCCGACCTCGCCGCGGCGGCCGGGTTGCCGGCCCTGTCGGTCGATGCCGGCGCGTACGGCTTCGCGCCGTTCCTCGGCGTCGTCGGTGCGGCGTATGCCCTCGGCTCGCCGGTCGCGCTCGACGCGCTGGTCGCCAACCGGATCGCCGTGGTCAGCGATCCGCTGCGCCGGCCCACCTATCTGGTCAACCCGTGCGAGCAGTTGCCCGCCCCGACGGTGCGGCTGGAACCTGCGCCGGAGCCTGAACCGGCGGCGGAGCTTCAACCGGGGGCGCCGCCGGAGGTTTCCGAGCGCGGCGACATCGCCCGGGTGGTTCGCGACCTCATCGCCGCCCGGACCGAGTTGCCGGCCGACGCGGTCAGCGACGGCAGCACGTTCCTGGTCGACCTCAAGCTCAACTCGATCGCGGTGGCCCAGATAGCCGCGGACGCGGCCCGGGACACCGGGCGCGAGCCGCTGGCGGCGCCACACGAACTGGCCGAGGGCAACGTCCGCGAGCTGATCGAGATGCTGGAACGCAGTCCGGCGGCCGGCGAGGGCGGCCGCACCGAGGAGGCGCCGGGCGCCGGCGAGTGGGTGCGGACCTTCGCCGTCGACTGGGTGCCGCGTCGGCGTGGCGGGCCGCGCCGGGCCGTCGCCTGGGAGCTGCCGGATGACTGTCCGCCGGCGGTGCGGGCGGTCTTCGGAGACGAGGGCCGGGGTTCATACGACGCGCCGCGCGGTCTCGTGCTTTCCCTCGAACCGATCGTCACCGAGCACGATGCGATCCGCGCGATCCAGCGCCTTGCCGAGGTCGCCGATGACCGCACCGCCCGCCGGGTGGTGGTGTGTCACTCCGGTGGTGCGGCCAGCCTCGTGCGGACGTTGCACGCGGAGCGGCCCGACCTGCCGGTGCGCCTGCTCGACACGTCCATGCTCGCGGGCCTCGCGCCGGGAGAGCACCGGCAGCTGCGGCGGGAGTGCGAGATCGGTGACGGCTTCGAGGAGCTGCGGCTCGACGATGGCCGCGTCACGGTGCCGAGGCTGGTCGAGCAGGCCGTGAGCGGCCGGACCCGCCGTCTCGGCGCCGAAGACACCGTGCTGGTCACGGGCGGCGGCAAAGGCATCGGCGCCGAGGCCGCACTCGCGCTCGGCCGCACCTTCGGGGCCCGGGTCGCCGTGGTCGGCCGATCCGACCCCGACGACGACGCCGAGCTGGCGGCCAACCTCGACCGGATGCGGGCGCTCGGCGTCCCGGTGCGATACGAACGGGCCGACATCACGGACCCGGCGTCGCTGCGCGCGGCCGTCCGGCTGATCGAAAACGACCTCGGCCCGGTGACCGGCGTTGTGCACGCGGCCGGCGTCAACGAGCCTGGCCTGCTCACCGCGCTGGACCCGGAGTCGATCGCCGCGACCTGGCGCACCAAAGTGGACGGGCTGCGACAGCTCACCGCCGTCGTCGATCCGGACCGGTTGCGGCTACTCGTGGTGTTCAGCTCGCTCATCGGCCGCACCGGGATGCGCGGCGAGGGCCACTACGCCGTCGCCAACGAGCGGGTCCGGGCGGAGGTGGCTGAGTTCGCCGCCGCCCACCCGGAATGCAAGTGCCTGTCCGTCGACTGGTCGGTGTGGTCGGGCGTCGGCATGGGTGCCAAGCTCGGGGTCCTCGAGTCATTGGTGCGGGCCGGCATCCGCCCGATACCGCCGGAAGCCGGCATCGCGACCCTGCTGGAGTTGATCTCCGCGGACGGCGACGTGGCGCCGATCGTCAGCGGCCGGTTCGGTCTCGCGGCCACCACCCTGCCGATGCGCGACGACGAGGTGCCCTTCCTGCGGTTCGTGGAGAAGCCGCTGGTCCGCTATCCCGGCATCGAGCTGGTGGTCGAGGCGACGCTGGCCCGCGAGACCGACCGCTATCTGGCCGACCACGCACTCAACGGGGCGCTCCTCTTCCCGATGGTGGCCGGCCTGGAGGCGATGGCACAGGTGGCACACGCCCTCACCGGCCGCGCACCGGTTGCGCGGGTGCTCGACCTGCGGCTCAGCCAGCCCATCTCGGTGCCGGTCGACGGCACGCTGCGGATCCAGATCGCGGGTCTCGTCCGGCCGGACGGCCTGGTCGACGTGTGCGTCCGCAGCGAGGCCACGAGCTTCGGCGCGGAGCATTTCCGGGCCACCTTCGACTTCGACGACCGCGGCACGCCGCCGCCAGAGGCGAGCCGCCGGCCGGAGCTGCTCGCCAGCTCCGCCGACATCGTGACGGCCCTCTACTCGGACCTGCTCTTTCATGGGCCCCGATTTCAGCTCGCGCGCGGCTTCCGCCGGTTGGAGAGCGTGCGGTGCCGCGCCGACGTCGACGCGCGGGAGGCCGGTCGCTGGTTCGTCGACTACCTTCCGCAGGATCTGCTCCTCGGCGACCTGGCCGCTCGGGACGCGAGCCTGCACGCCGCGCAGTCGTGCATTCCGCACCGCCGGTTGCTGCCGGCCGGTGCCGACGAGGTGCGGTTCCGGCGACCGTCGCCGGCCGCCGTGCTCGACGTGGAGTCCACCGAGCGTGGCCGCGGCGACCGCGATCTCGTCTTCGACCTGACGGTGCGCGACGACGGCGGCGCCGTCACCGAGACCTGGCGGGGGATGCGGCTGCGGGCCGTCGACGACCTGCCGGTCACCAAGACCTGGCCGGTGGAACTGATCGCCGCATACCTGGAGCGGACCCTGGGCCTGCGCTGGGGCGCGGGCGTCGCCTGCCGGGTGACCCTCGCCGACACCTCGGGCCTCGACCGCGACCAACGTGGAGCGCGTGCCGTCGCGCTGGCCACCGGCGACACGCAGACGCTGGTCCACCGCCCGGACGGGAAGCCGGAACTGGTCTCCGGTGCCGGGATCTCGCTGTCCCACGCGGGCAGCTACACGCTCGCCCTGGTCAGCGATGCCCCGGTCGGAGTCGATCTGGAGCCGGTCGGGCACCGGCCCCGCCCGTCCTGGCAGGGCATGCTCGGCGCGACGAACGACGCGCTCGCCGAGGCGATCGCCGAGTCCGGTGGGGAAGACTACGACGTCAGCGCCACCCGCGTCTGGTCGGCGGTGGAGTGCCTCCGCAAGCTCGGCGAGGCCGGCGCGGTGCCGTTACGGCTGGACCAGCCGCCACAGGATGGCTGGTGCACGCTGTCGTCCGGGCCGCTGCGCGTCACCACCGCGGTCATCCGCCTGCCCGGCCTCGACGGCGGCGTCGTGGTCGCGGCCGTACGGCGGACCGCACCGGAGCCGGCGACCCTGCGCACCGGGGCGGAGGCCGGCCGATGA
- a CDS encoding AarF/UbiB family protein yields the protein MSAAGYLRYGRHLVGFATRVGAGWLRATVRGRRSTFDAWRYVPDLLENLGPGFVKMGQLASTRRDLLGERPRAALRRLRDDCRPLPAEHVRRNVERVRPDPPTEPVLPLGFGSIAGVYLARFPDEPLAVKVRRPTVSDRLRFDADNARRAARAVAILPPARHLPVREMVDFLATAAEMQVDLGREGRNLIELRRTLAHLPVRLPRARPELSEGDRLVMEYLPAFAAADGPIRDGTTSAIRLLEAVFTMIFRSGFVHLDMHSGNFAWDPDGTLNIVDAGFAVQLSDRTRRQFSEFFIGLSFGNGRRSADSVLRSAVTLPESLDREAFTAEISHLIHAHRRLPARDFRVGAFTAELFAIQRRHGVFISSEFAAPVLALLTIEEQVRDWAPDLDFQVVAQAIILASIALIPCGPE from the coding sequence ATGAGCGCGGCCGGGTATCTCCGCTACGGCCGGCACCTGGTCGGCTTCGCGACGCGGGTTGGTGCGGGCTGGCTACGCGCCACCGTCCGCGGCCGGCGCAGCACCTTCGACGCCTGGCGCTACGTGCCCGACCTGCTGGAGAACCTCGGCCCTGGTTTCGTCAAGATGGGCCAGCTGGCCTCCACCCGCCGCGACCTGCTGGGCGAACGACCCCGGGCGGCACTGCGCCGATTGCGCGACGACTGCCGACCGCTGCCCGCGGAACATGTTCGGCGAAACGTCGAGCGGGTCCGGCCGGACCCGCCCACCGAACCCGTCCTACCGCTCGGCTTCGGCAGCATCGCGGGGGTCTACCTGGCCCGGTTCCCTGACGAACCGCTGGCGGTGAAGGTCCGCCGACCCACCGTCTCCGACCGGCTGCGTTTCGACGCCGACAACGCCCGCCGCGCTGCTCGGGCGGTCGCCATCCTGCCGCCGGCCCGGCACCTGCCGGTGCGCGAGATGGTCGACTTCCTGGCGACGGCGGCCGAGATGCAGGTCGACCTGGGCCGGGAGGGCCGCAACCTGATCGAGCTGCGGCGAACCCTGGCACACCTGCCGGTCCGGCTGCCCCGGGCCCGCCCCGAGCTCAGCGAGGGCGACCGGCTGGTGATGGAATACCTGCCCGCGTTCGCGGCAGCGGACGGGCCGATCCGGGACGGCACCACCAGCGCGATCCGGTTGCTCGAAGCCGTCTTCACGATGATCTTCAGATCGGGCTTCGTCCATCTCGACATGCATTCCGGGAACTTCGCGTGGGATCCCGATGGCACCCTCAACATCGTCGACGCGGGCTTCGCCGTGCAACTGTCCGACCGGACCCGCCGGCAGTTCAGCGAGTTCTTCATCGGGCTCAGTTTCGGCAACGGCCGGCGCAGCGCCGACAGCGTCCTGCGCAGCGCGGTGACGCTGCCCGAGTCGCTGGACCGGGAGGCGTTCACCGCGGAGATCTCGCACCTCATCCACGCCCATCGCCGGCTGCCGGCGCGCGATTTCCGGGTCGGTGCGTTCACCGCCGAGCTTTTCGCGATCCAACGGCGGCACGGCGTATTCATCTCGTCTGAGTTCGCGGCGCCCGTGCTCGCCCTGCTCACCATCGAGGAGCAGGTCCGCGACTGGGCGCCCGACCTCGACTTCCAGGTGGTCGCCCAAGCCATCATCCTGGCATCCATCGCGCTGATCCCTTGTGGACCGGAATAG